A genomic region of Ensifer adhaerens contains the following coding sequences:
- a CDS encoding acetate--CoA ligase family protein, with amino-acid sequence MATPRSLDRLIRPRTIAVFGGKEARRVIEQCDKMGFTGEIWPVHPREAEILGRKCYRSVTELPGAPDASFVGVNRQLTIDIIRDLAARGSGGAVCYASGFREAASELDDGNDMQEALVAAAGDMPIVGPNCYGFINMLDGALLWPDQHGMQRVEKGVAILTQSSNIACNISMQTRGLPLAYIMTAGNQAQTGLSDIACAVLEDPRVTAVGLHIEGFDSMAALERLATRARELGKSVVTLKIGKSEAAQLATVSHTASLAGNDRVSSALLARLGIGRVDTLPALLETLKLLHVAGPLASRDISSMSCSGGEASLMADAGERYRVNYRPLRDEQKKPLKDALGEMVTIANPLDYHTFVWGNREKQTTAFTAMMKGGYAINLLVLDFPRLDRCDPADWETTCHAVIDAARAAGARAGIVASLGENMPEATALFLMKAGIVPFFGIEEALAAIETAADIGAAWAKPAPPRLLDGIGVDDGEAVTLSEHEAKVELAAAGLTVPKGKTAASAEEAANAAEALGFPVVLKGLGVAHKTEAGAVKLNLASRDEVFIAAKAMAGVASGYLVEKMVGKPVAELIIGAMRDPVAGPVLTIGAGGILVELLDDSAILTLPTTPEAIREAIGGLKIRKLLDGYRGAPAADFAALTDAVAAAASYVVANASKLEELDINPLMVLPNGQGAVAADALIRRRN; translated from the coding sequence ATGGCCACTCCCCGCTCCCTCGACCGCCTCATCCGCCCGCGCACCATCGCCGTCTTCGGCGGCAAGGAGGCCCGGCGCGTCATCGAACAATGCGACAAGATGGGTTTTACCGGCGAGATCTGGCCGGTGCACCCGCGTGAGGCCGAGATCCTCGGCCGCAAGTGCTACCGCTCGGTGACGGAACTGCCGGGCGCACCGGATGCCTCCTTCGTCGGCGTCAACCGTCAGCTGACGATCGATATCATCCGCGATCTCGCGGCCCGCGGCTCGGGGGGCGCCGTCTGCTACGCCTCGGGTTTCCGCGAGGCGGCAAGCGAGCTCGACGACGGCAACGACATGCAGGAGGCGCTGGTCGCTGCTGCCGGCGACATGCCGATCGTCGGGCCCAATTGCTACGGCTTCATCAACATGCTGGACGGCGCCCTGCTCTGGCCGGACCAGCACGGCATGCAACGCGTCGAAAAGGGCGTCGCCATCCTGACGCAGTCCTCCAACATCGCCTGCAACATCTCGATGCAGACGCGCGGCCTGCCGCTCGCCTATATCATGACCGCCGGCAACCAGGCGCAGACGGGCTTGTCCGATATCGCCTGCGCCGTGCTCGAAGATCCGCGCGTCACCGCCGTGGGCCTGCATATCGAAGGCTTCGACAGTATGGCAGCGCTGGAGCGACTGGCGACCCGCGCCCGTGAACTCGGCAAATCGGTCGTGACGCTGAAGATCGGCAAGTCGGAGGCGGCACAGCTTGCGACCGTGTCGCACACCGCCTCGCTCGCCGGCAACGACCGCGTCTCCTCGGCACTTCTTGCCCGCCTCGGCATCGGGCGCGTCGATACGCTGCCGGCGCTTCTGGAAACGCTGAAGCTCCTGCATGTGGCAGGCCCGCTTGCCAGCCGAGACATCTCCTCGATGAGCTGCTCCGGTGGCGAGGCCTCGCTGATGGCCGACGCCGGCGAACGTTACCGGGTGAACTACCGACCCTTGCGCGACGAGCAGAAGAAGCCGCTCAAGGACGCGCTCGGCGAGATGGTGACGATCGCCAACCCGCTCGACTACCACACCTTCGTCTGGGGCAACCGCGAGAAGCAGACGACCGCCTTTACCGCCATGATGAAGGGCGGCTACGCGATCAATCTGCTCGTGCTCGACTTCCCCCGTCTCGACCGCTGCGACCCGGCCGACTGGGAAACAACCTGCCACGCGGTGATCGACGCGGCGAGAGCGGCCGGCGCCCGCGCCGGCATCGTCGCCAGCCTCGGCGAGAACATGCCGGAAGCGACCGCCCTCTTTCTGATGAAGGCCGGCATCGTGCCCTTCTTCGGCATCGAGGAGGCGCTGGCGGCGATCGAGACCGCTGCTGACATCGGCGCTGCCTGGGCAAAGCCCGCCCCGCCTCGCCTGCTCGACGGCATTGGGGTCGATGATGGTGAAGCCGTCACCCTCAGCGAACATGAGGCAAAGGTGGAGCTTGCTGCCGCCGGCCTCACCGTGCCGAAGGGCAAGACCGCGGCAAGCGCTGAAGAGGCAGCCAACGCCGCCGAGGCACTCGGTTTCCCCGTCGTGCTCAAGGGCCTCGGCGTCGCCCACAAGACCGAGGCGGGTGCTGTGAAGCTCAATCTCGCGAGCCGCGATGAGGTCTTTATCGCGGCAAAGGCCATGGCCGGGGTCGCCTCCGGCTACCTCGTCGAAAAGATGGTGGGCAAGCCCGTCGCCGAGCTGATCATCGGCGCCATGCGTGACCCCGTCGCTGGTCCTGTCCTGACCATCGGTGCCGGCGGTATCCTTGTGGAACTGCTCGATGATTCCGCCATCCTGACGCTGCCGACGACACCCGAAGCGATCCGCGAGGCGATCGGCGGGCTGAAGATCCGCAAGCTGCTCGACGGCTATCGCGGCGCGCCTGCCGCTGATTTTGCCGCTTTGACCGACGCTGTCGCCGCAGCGGCATCCTATGTCGTTGCAAACGCTTCGAAACTCGAAGAACTCGATATCAATCCATTGATGGTGTTGCCGAACGGCCAGGGTGCCGTTGCCGCCGACGCTCTCATTCGCCGGAGGAACTGA
- a CDS encoding carnitinyl-CoA dehydratase produces the protein MTGPILTRREGGILEVTIDRPKANAIDLKTSRVMGEIFRDFRDDDTLRVAIITGAGEKFFCPGWDLKAAADGDAVDGDYGVGGFGGMQELRDLNKPIIAAVNGICCGGGLEIALSTDLILAAEHATFALPEIRSGTVADAASIKLPKRIPYHIAMDMLLTGRWLDVAEAHRWGFVNEILPASRLMERAWELARLLESGPPLVYAAIKEVVRAAEGEAFQTTMNKITQRQFKTVDILYSSEDQLEGARAFAEKRDPVWKGR, from the coding sequence ATGACCGGACCGATCCTCACGCGCCGCGAAGGCGGCATCCTCGAAGTCACGATCGACCGGCCGAAGGCCAATGCCATCGACCTGAAAACCAGCCGTGTCATGGGCGAGATCTTCCGCGACTTCCGCGACGACGATACGCTCAGGGTTGCGATCATCACCGGCGCGGGCGAAAAATTCTTCTGTCCGGGATGGGACCTGAAGGCGGCGGCTGATGGCGACGCGGTCGATGGCGACTATGGCGTCGGCGGCTTCGGTGGCATGCAGGAGTTGCGCGACCTCAACAAGCCGATCATAGCAGCCGTCAACGGCATCTGCTGCGGCGGCGGCCTCGAGATCGCGCTTTCGACCGACCTGATCCTGGCGGCAGAACACGCCACCTTCGCGCTCCCCGAGATCCGCTCCGGCACGGTCGCCGACGCCGCCTCGATCAAGCTGCCGAAGCGCATCCCCTATCACATCGCCATGGACATGCTGCTCACCGGCCGCTGGCTCGACGTGGCGGAAGCCCACCGCTGGGGCTTCGTCAACGAAATCCTGCCGGCGAGCAGATTGATGGAGCGGGCCTGGGAGCTTGCTCGCCTGCTCGAAAGCGGCCCGCCGCTCGTCTATGCCGCGATCAAGGAAGTGGTGCGCGCCGCCGAGGGCGAGGCCTTCCAGACGACCATGAACAAGATCACCCAACGCCAGTTCAAGACCGTCGACATTCTCTATTCGAGCGAAGACCAGCTGGAGGGCGCGCGCGCCTTCGCCGAGAAGCGCGACCCCGTCTGGAAGGGTCGCTAA